In Arachis hypogaea cultivar Tifrunner chromosome 17, arahy.Tifrunner.gnm2.J5K5, whole genome shotgun sequence, a single window of DNA contains:
- the LOC112765059 gene encoding outer envelope protein 80, chloroplastic has product MPRNDDIRFISSSIRIPPPPKPLKRCPFETARSHIAQLVRSFNTHSNELTRSVLLCCATLSLTGKRRPSSPILCSASLSLAESTQPQETQLKGISSPSSSSPASVRQSEERVLISEVLVRNKDGEELERKDLEAEALQALKACRANSALTVREVQEDVHRIINSGYFCSCMPVAVDTRDGIRLVFQVEPNQEFKGLVCEGANVLPAKFLEDSFRDGYGKVINLRRLDEAISSINGWYMERGLFAMVSAVEILSGGILRLQVSEAEVNNISIRFLDRKTGEPTIGKTKPETILRQITTKKGQVYSMLQGKRDVETVLTMGIMEDVSIIPQPADTGKVDMVMNVVERPSGGFSAGGGISSGITTGTLNGLIGSFAYSHRNVFGRNQKLNISLERGQIDSIFRINYTDPWIQGDDKRTSRTIMIQNSRTPGTMVHGDRDGNIILTIGRITGGIEFSRPIRPKWSGTAGLLFQHAGVRDDKGVPIIKDQYSSPLTASGNNYDDTLLAKVETVYTGSGDHGSSMFALNMEQGLPVLPEWLSFTRVNARARKGIEIGPARLNLSVSGGHVVGNFPPYEAFAIGGTNSVRGYDEGAVGSGRSYVIGSGEISFPMFGPVEGVLFSDYGTDLGTGPSVPGDPAGARFKPGSGCGCGFGIRVDSPLGPLRLEYAFNDKKDKRFHFGVGYRN; this is encoded by the exons ATGCCTCGAAACGATGACATTCGCTTCATTTCTTCCTCGATTAGAATCCCACCTCCTCCCAAACCCCTAAAGAGATGCCCCTTCGAAACCGCACGTTCTCACATCGCTCAACTCGTTCGCTCCTTCAACACTCACTCCAACGAGTTGACTCGTTCCGTACTCCTATGCTGCGCCACGCTCTCCCTCACCGGCAAAAGGAGACCGTCCTCTCCGATTCTCTGCTCCGCTTCGCTGTCACTTGCCGAGTCGACTCAGCCGCAGGAAACTCAGCTCAAGGGGATATCttcgccttcttcttcttctcctgctTCGGTTCGACAGAGCGAAGAGAGGGTTCTGATAAGCGAGGTGCTGGTTCGGAACAAGGACGGCGAGGAGCTCGAGAGGAAGGACCTTGAGGCGGAGGCGCTGCAAGCGCTAAAAGCATGTCGAGCGAACTCGGCTCTTACGGTGCGTGAGGTGCAAGAAGATGTGCATCGCATCATCAACAGTGGCTACTTCTGCTCCTGCATGCCCGTTGCGGTTGACACGCGCGATGGTATTCGATTGGTGTTTCAG GTAGAACCAAATCAAGAGTTCAAAGGGTTGGTGTGTGAGGGAGCTAATGTTCTTCCGGCTAAGTTCTTGGAGGATTCCTTTCGAGATGGATATG GGAAAGTTATCAACCTGAGGCGGTTGGATGAAGCAATTTCTTCCATCAATGGCTGGTATATGGAGCGTGGTCTTTTTGCTATG GTTTCAGCAGTTGAGATTCTCTCAGGGGGTATTCTGAGATTGCAAGTGTCAGAGGCTGAGGTCAACAATATCTCCATACGGTTTCTGGACAGGAAGAC AGGTGAGCCCACTATAGGGAAGACAAAACCAGAAACAATACTGAGGCAAATTACAACCAAGAAGGGGCAG GTTTACAGCATGCTTCAGGGAAAAAGAGATGTGGAGACTGTACTAACTATGGGGATAATGGAAGATGTTAGCATTATTCCTCAACCAGCAG ATACAGGGAAGGTTGACATGGTGATGAATGTGGTCGAACGACCTAGTGGGGGATTTTCTGCTGGTGGTGGAATATCAAGTGG GATTACAACTGGTACACTGAATGGACTCATTGGAAG CTTTGCCTATTCTCATAGGAATGTGTTTGGGAGAAACCAGAAACTCAATATTTCCTTAGAGAGGGGTCAGATTGACTCAATTTTTCGTATAAACTACACAGACCCTTGGATTCAAGGAGACGATAAACGAACATCCAGAACAATAATGATTCAG aATTCAAGAACTCCTGGGACAATGGTTCATGGTGACCGGGATGGCAACATTATCCTGACCATTGGCCGCATCACAGGTGGTATAGAGTTTAGTCGACCAATCAGACCAAAATGGAGTGGCACGGCAGGACTTCTTTTCCAG CATGCTGGAGTTCGTGATGACAAAGGGGTTCCTATCATCAAGGATCAATACAGCAGTCCTCTTACCGCAAG tgGCAATAATTATGATGACACATTGCTCGCTAAAGTTGAGACTGTTTACACTGGTTCGGGTGACCATGGATCTTCAATG TTTGCCCTTAACATGGAGCAGGGGCTTCCTGTTTTGCCTGAATGGCTATCCTTTACTAGGGTAAATGCACGGGCTAGGAAGGGCATTGAGATAGGTCCTGCTCGCCTTAACTTAAG TGTTTCTGGTGGTCATGTGGTGGGAAATTTCCCTCCCTATGAAGCATTTGCAATTGGTGGAACAAACAGCGTGAGAGGCTATGATGAAGGTGCAGTGGGCTCCGGTAGATCATATGTTATTGGCTCTGGAGAAATTTCTTTCCCAATG TTTGGGCCGGTAGAAGGTGTTCTATTTTCTGACTACGGAACTGATCTTGGAACAGGCCCAAGTGTCCCTG GTGACCCTGCCGGTGCAAGGTTCAAGCCCGGAAGCGGATGTGGTTGTGGATTTGGTATCCGTGTGGACTCACCTTTGGGTCCGTTGCGCCTTGAGTATGCCTTTAATGACAAGAAAGACAAGAGGTTTCACTTCGGAGTTGGCTACAGAAACTGA